A DNA window from Halostella litorea contains the following coding sequences:
- a CDS encoding AbrB/MazE/SpoVT family DNA-binding domain-containing protein: MSSDRTDAESKVSGNQANIPAKIRRELGIDDGDQLRWHVEDDGSVRVRVVRQETGTFAEFEGYEGAEATDVTADHDAWGVDE, encoded by the coding sequence ATGAGCAGCGACCGAACCGACGCCGAGAGCAAGGTGTCGGGCAACCAGGCGAACATCCCGGCCAAGATCCGTCGCGAACTGGGGATCGACGACGGCGACCAGCTCCGGTGGCACGTGGAGGACGACGGGAGCGTCCGGGTCCGGGTCGTCCGGCAGGAGACGGGAACGTTCGCCGAGTTCGAGGGGTACGAGGGAGCGGAAGCGACCGACGTGACCGCCGACCACGACGCCTGGGGCGTCGACGAGTAG
- a CDS encoding D-2-hydroxyacid dehydrogenase, with amino-acid sequence MSDTPEIAVLREGTEGLSMASYADRLRERLPDREVALARTPAEERELVETARVVTGIDIDEALLDRAERLELFACTFAGTDHVPTDALAERGIALTNAGGIHAPGIAEQAIGNMLVFARRLHEGWRRKQNGEWRHFQSSEFTDSTVAIIGLGSIGRAVAQRLQGFEVDTVGVRYTPEKGGPTDEVVGFDEDAVHDAFARSDYVVIACPLTDLTRGLVGEAELATLPPNAVVVNAARGGIVDTDALVAALQSNKIRGAALDVTDPEPLPADHPLWDLENCLITPHTGGHTPKHWERLADIVARNVAALDEGGELENVVLAPEGR; translated from the coding sequence ATGAGCGACACACCAGAGATAGCCGTCCTCCGCGAGGGGACGGAAGGACTGTCGATGGCATCGTACGCAGACCGCCTCCGGGAGCGACTGCCCGACCGCGAGGTCGCGCTGGCCCGCACCCCCGCGGAGGAGCGCGAACTGGTCGAGACCGCCCGCGTCGTGACCGGGATCGATATCGACGAGGCCCTGCTCGACCGCGCCGAACGGCTGGAACTGTTCGCCTGCACGTTCGCCGGGACCGACCACGTTCCGACGGACGCGCTGGCCGAGCGCGGCATCGCCCTGACGAACGCGGGCGGCATCCACGCCCCGGGCATCGCCGAGCAGGCGATCGGGAACATGCTCGTGTTCGCCCGCCGCCTCCACGAGGGCTGGCGGCGCAAACAGAACGGCGAGTGGCGACACTTCCAGTCGAGCGAGTTCACCGACAGCACGGTCGCTATCATCGGTCTCGGCTCCATCGGGCGGGCCGTCGCGCAGCGCCTGCAGGGGTTCGAGGTCGACACGGTCGGCGTCCGCTACACGCCCGAGAAGGGCGGCCCGACTGACGAGGTCGTCGGCTTCGACGAGGACGCCGTCCACGACGCGTTCGCCCGAAGCGACTACGTCGTGATCGCCTGCCCGCTGACGGACCTGACGCGCGGCCTCGTCGGCGAGGCCGAACTCGCGACGCTGCCGCCGAACGCCGTCGTCGTCAACGCCGCCCGGGGCGGGATCGTCGACACGGACGCGCTGGTCGCCGCCCTGCAGTCCAACAAGATCCGCGGCGCGGCGCTGGACGTGACCGACCCCGAACCGCTGCCGGCGGACCACCCGCTCTGGGACCTGGAGAACTGCCTGATCACGCCCCACACCGGCGGCCACACGCCGAAGCACTGGGAACGGCTTGCCGACATCGTCGCGCGCAACGTCGCGGCGCTGGACGAGGGCGGCGAGTTGGAGAACGTCGTCCTCGCGCCGGAAGGACGGTAA